The DNA segment CGTTTTCCCATCAGCTGTTTTGTACTCTGACCACTCGGGCAGCTGCAATGATCCGGCCATGGAGGCAGGAGCTGCCGAGAGAGCCAGATGTGGGTGCATCATGGAAACTAAAGGCGGACCCATGCCAGGAAGCATGCCTGTCATTAAtcagagaggaaagagacatACCATGATTGACTGAGACTCATCTTTTTGAGTCAATAATAACAGTGGACTATGCTCTAGAAAGGGCATTAGTTTATACAtcaatttgtaaaatgtaatttacaccAGGGTTTtacatttgtaataaaaaaaataaaaagagtatAAAAAAGTAAGCAAAACCAGAGGTGAGACAGAGAGCTCCGCAGGCGGActaaaatggattcaatacaaCTTAAAAAAGGGCTGTCCCTCTAAGTATTTGCCTGGTAATCTAGAGCAGTGATTCATAAAGTGGGGTCCGTGGCACTCTGCCAGGGGTCCATAAACAgattaattcatttaaattatcATGATTTTCACGTTCTAATCTAACAAATCTATAACTCTTAGAATCTGCAAATATGTTTAATACACTTCTACTATCTTTCTAATACATTTCTCTTGTGCTGTTCTGTCATATAACTAAGACTGTAGAAGTATACAAATTAGGCTACATCAAATTAGGGACATACATGAAGGGTTCCCCGGTATATTCTCTATCTtgtaaggggtccttggctgaaAAAAGATTGAGAACCTCGGATCTAGAGGAGTAGATTATtagatgagtgagtgagtgagtaaataaaaaaatattaatatcatTTTGTGGAAGAAACTGCTCAAGTCTAAAGATGCCTTCAAGAAACAAAACTGattgacacatacacacaaaaacaaagcagtgacaacacacacacacacacatacacacacacacacacacacacacacacacacacacatacacacaaccatGCCACAAAAGAAGACAACCACATGACCACAACAAGTAGTCCTAACTGCTCTATTACTTAGTCTCTACTAAGCAAAAGCCTCTCTGTCTCAACTTGGTTACATTAACCAACCACACACCCCAAAATGATCCTAACAATCAATGACTCGGCCCAATCTAACAATTTAGTTGCTGATTTTCAAGTGTCCTTTCATTTACTAAAAGCCATTtggacaacacacaaacaaagtacATTCATCATTTGGTGTGAGCTGAATACTGTTAATGTTTACACCAGGTAATATTTGttgtttcctgtttattttaaacaagGGTATGCACggtaaatatatttataaaaatatatgatGGTGATAAAATGGTGTATGTGGCATATGCTTTGCAGCTCTGTCTTTTTAATTCAGAGAAAATAAAGTAAACTGAACATGTTAAGTCTGTAGAAATGATCACAAATAGTTTAACAAGTCGTAAGAAGAATCAAACTGTATGTTCTGCTTCTGTCTGTTGGAATGAAAGAAATTTCTACAGTACACCAGATGGATCATGTTCACAGCATTCACCATTTCATGCCCCTGTTTGAGGTTTCCCATATATGCCATATGAATCATGTAGACACCATTCACTACCATGCCATCTACTGTAGATCTGAGATGCGAGCGGCTGGGTGTTTACCGTTGGGGCTGGGGCCTGCCTTTACACAGGGGGCACCTACTATCTGCATCATTGCTACACCTGCAAGAACAACGGACAAGCAATCATCTGGTTGAACACAGCAGGACACTAGACATGAGCTACCAGGGTGTGTAAGATTTTGTTTGAGGCCCCACTCAGACAACGCACGCCCATATTTTGAATTGTGCATTACTGTTATGTTACAACAGTAAGTCTCTGATGTTTATGTGCCTGTAATAATGTATTTAGAGAGGAAAGAACACAGCATACATTAGGTTTACAAGCTAAGATTTAATTGGAGGCCATAACTACATCAACAATTATgataaatagaaaacaaaaaatccaaaatagtAAATGCAAAATGTTGGAACACCACAAATCTCAAAGTCAATCAGGAAGCTCTCAGTCTGATATTTGTCAGCAAAATAACAATCAGCCCCAGTCTAAATCTAGCTAACTGTAATTCTGATACTGCCTTACACCTTGTCCACAAAGAACACAATAAACAAGGAATTAACCAGACCATAAACCTTCTTTGatcaaaatatgtcaaaataagagacagaagaagagacataacagaggagaagagaaaagcaACAGAAACAACTTTGAAAGCAAACACAAAGGAGCATTTACATTAGCTTAAATTTAAATTCAAGCCATTACACTCAAGAATTTGTTGTTGTGTCACTATTAAACTACATGTTGCCTGACAAATCTGTGCTGACTGAACTAAATGGAGTTACTAATGACCAGGAGATATCTGGTGGGAAGTCTTTTGAGACACTTTTCACATTTACATGTATAGGAGTGTCCCTATAATCCTGCTCTTCTGTAGTGTTCCAATAACTGCAAGAGTTAGAGTCCAATGTCTACTCTCCTTTTTAGATGTAATTCAAAATTAAGTCATAATGTGGAGTCCGAGTTTCCACTGACTGTTGTCACAAAGCATTTACACAGCTAAGTAGCCTATTAGCATCAGAGGACTCGAGTAATCTTAACTGGTTAAATTACAAGCAACATTATTCTACAAGGCGTATCCTGATCAAGTATTTTTGGCCTTGATGGATGTCCTCAAATGCTAGGTATCTGCTGATGCCGACTCggatttatatatttacatagcAGCAGGAGATAGGCCTATCAAAAGTTGATTAAATATGTATCTGGCACATAACAGATGTGtcctttgaaatattttttcagGAGCTACTTAATCCAATTATCAAAGGGTCTGGTTCAAAATAGGGCTGGCCGATATGACATTATATATATCATAAAAACGagtaaatgtcaaaacaaaaatgtctatcagatatacattttatttctgttgcAATGTCGGGGGTAAAAACAGCAGCCAAACCACATTACGACAATGTTAACATAATTTGcacattatgttcatttttgcactaaggtttttaacaaaaagaaacagatacTCAGTACTTTTCATTTGTGAagtatttcatttgtacagaagCATACAAAATAGGCTTTACCATGTGGTTATTGCATAtagactatttatttattaaattaccACAAAATATGCCATATCGATATATGTTATCAAGATTTGGAAATGACCTATACCGGGATAGAACATTTTggccatattgcccagccctagttcaaAACCATGACATTTAAATTATTGATCTGACATAGATGAAATTGTAATGGCtagagaaagaaaatatcacTTAGGCACGCTTATCCCAGATTGCCCTACCCCTCTCCCCACCGCCGCCTCAGTACATTTCGACTTTCAACATGTCAGACTAAAAACAAAATTTTGTCCTGGAGCCCGACCAACAAATCTGCAATATAACCTATTGCATTATTTTGTAGGACTATCTTTCCAGATTCCTAAATATTTATACAACCTGTTTGTAGCATATTGATAGCAGCTAGATATTGTGGCCTGTTAGTTTCTTGTTCTTGGTGTACGGTTCTTACCTGGTAGAGGGATGTGCATGCCTGGCAAGGGCACCCTGAAAGGAGGCACCATGACAGGGGGGAAGGCAGGCATGGTTGCAGTGGGCTGGGCCACATTGTGGGGCATGCCTCCAGGCAGCAGTGGCATTGTCTGCACAGCCGTAACAGGTGACGGCACCGTGGAAACAGTTACCACAGTGACTGGAGACACAGCAACAGTTGAGGACGCTGTGGCAACAGGGGATAGGTCTGCTACAACAGTGGCTTTTgggaacaaataaaaaaaaaaaaagaggatttttatttttgcgcgtgggtgtgtgtgtgtgtatggtcaATATAAGACTGCGTACTTACCTGCAATGGTCACAGAGGGGGAGAGGCTGGTGGAGTCTGGACTGGAAGCGAGTGTGCGGGACGGGGTTGTGGACATGGCCTGAGTAGGGGAGGATGTGGCTGCTGTGCTGGCTGTGGTGTTGACACTGCTTGAGCTGGCAGCTGCAGTCACCCCCACACTTGGACCAGGGCCTGCAGACCCCGCTACAAGAAGAGGGTTGAGTTCAGACTGCTGGATGATCTTGACACCATCCGGTTTACTCCATGATGACTCTCTGGTCCTGGCGTTGTAGTAATATGCCTGTGGAAGGGATAATGGACAAGAAAACACTTGTAACTTGGGAAGAAACAGTAAACAATCATCTAACCCTGCAATCATAccacaggattttttttttggagtgaatcaatgtttttgttcataTTGAAATTTACTAAGCAAGATTTCTTCAAAATGACTTATAACCAACACAATGTTAAAGATATTAATTAGATATTAATTAAATTTACCGGGGGATTTTCCTTAATTATTCTGAGTGTGTGCAATGAAAGCtctacaacaaaacaataagtAATGTTGAGTGAGTCAGTGGCTTCTTTAAGCAGTCAATATTTCTAATTCTACAGACAGTTTTACCTCCTGCAAAACTGTTAAAATGCAATCACGTGATTTACACAATTCACTCTTAGATAGACAATAGATTCCACATCAATAGACAACCCCTAGTAATACCAATGCTGTCTCTTTCTTAAGGGCTATAgttttctatatttttatatacttttgggaaaaaaagtgattgtgACTGTGTAAACCAGTATAGGGACCCTTCGATGTGCTCACATATTACTATTAGCTTACCTTTCCCTCTGGTGTCTTGTTCTCTACCCAAATCTCCTCTGCAGGGTTGAGTCCAGGGGCTCCAGATGCAGGAACCGGGGGCATCCCAGGAGGAAACAGCATTCCTGGAGGCGGCGGCAGGTTTCCCATGGGAGGGGGTAGGAATGGAGGTCTCTGCGGCAGAAGAAAGAGACCAAGCATTGCATTTTCAGACTGTAAGGAGTAAGGCAAGGAATATAAATTAGCCAATAAGAGTCTTCCCTTGTGGCCAGTCAGATAAGCAATTGACTATTTAGCCAGCAGCCAGCATTTGAAACCTCTGAATTCAAATTAGGAGGTCCGTGCATCAATATTGCATCTTTCAAAGGAGAATCCCACTGGATCTGAGAATCAATTAAGATGAAGTCAAATAGAATCAAGGAGGAATATGACTAAAACCGTATTATAAACTCTCTTGTGCCTTGTTCTATGAGCTAATAGTACTGTTATTTGTCCCCAAAAGgacaaatgctttttttggGGCAAATTTCTTTGCCTGCCAGATGGCTGAACCAAtgattaacatgaattcaaacACAATGTGGATTGTTTCTCTGCTAAAAGATGTATCCTTTTCTTTggggacacacacactgcctccaGTCTGCAGTGCAGTTCCATACATGTCACTGATAAACCTCAGTTAAGTTTCACCTCTTGTTGTACATGAGAACCCTCccacttctttctctctctcatttgaATGTTGTTTGTGTATCTAATATTTTGGCTTTTATGGCTTTTATGTTTCTCTATAAATGCTGTGTAGAACATCACTGCATGCAAAGTTTATAGCCATACACTTCCATGGAGAAAAACATGCATGACACATAAGAATGGGAGTCAGTCACCTGTAGATGTGGAGGTCCAATGGGTGGAGGCATGCTTCCTGGTGGTGGGATGGGCGGCATGTTGGGGTCAAAGGGTGGGCGTGCAAATGGGGGTCGGGGCGGGGGTCCCCTCATCATCCCAAAAGGAGGTGGCGGTGGCCTAAGGAGTGGTGGTGGACCTCGTAACACTGGGGTCTGGGCAGGCGCAGGTGCAGGCGCAGGGCCGCGGAAACGCACTGCCTGCTGCACCATTCTAGCACACCAGAACAATATCACGTTACAACCAGCGTTCAATGGCAGATCACTAAGTAGCATTAACAAGAACTCTCTGATATGGGCACTGTGATCAGTGCCAAAATGCTAATACTGAAGGTAATACTAATGCTTGAATGGAACTTTAACTACAGGTAAGGATGGGCAACATATAAAAAGGCTATatcacactttttttcccccaaatatCATAGTATCTATTTAGGTGTGGCAAATTTAAAATTGTTGATAAGAACACCAGAGTGCATGATAATACAAAGTCACACATATTTTAGATGCCATGGTCAAGTAATTTAGAAATCATTTTGGGAGAAATTCAGCTCAGTAATTAACTCTATAGGATTAGTTAAGGCACCAAAATTGTGCtcacaatattggaaaaagcgAACAATGTCAGAATATTAACAATACCTATATACTGCAGTTCATGCAAAATAACATTTGGTACTTGCTTATCAATCCAGACAGATTGTAGTGACGGTAGATGTTTACTAGGTGTAAGCGTAGCTAGTTTAGCAGATTATTACAAAAACTTTGCAAATGACTCGTCAGTATGTAAGTAACTGTTTGGCTTTGTAATTATATGCTTTTGCTGATTAATGTACAACATGTGAGCTGCAGAAGATGCAATCACATTGACGTGCATAATGTTTTGCAACGGAGCCTTTGGGTGTAACGTTACGTAGCTCTAAATGTGTTTAATATTCCACGTTCTTTGGGATGATATCCTGCTGGTCGCGTAAGAGTAACGTTGCATAAGTTGATCCTGAAATCTAACACAATTTATTCTGTTTATTACTAACAAGGACAACAGAACGCAAGTCAAAACATTGAATGGACGGAGGTGTGTGTGCTCCTGCTTACTAATGAATGTAGCATAGCTTAGCTAAGTGGCTACTATACATTAACATGTGAGCACAGAACGCACACGTATGACATGAGCTGTGTCTGAACACAAACTCGGGGCCTGGTGAAGAAGGCAGCACGTTGAAAGAGGAAAACATCTGGCTGTGTTTGATCTGACTGCCTGTGTTTACCGCGTGCCACGAGCGGAGAGGGAAGAAGAGCCGCTTGGCAACACAGGCTATCGGTAGTTAGCTaaaagctagttagctagcatGGCTATATTTACAAGTAAAATCACAGTTTATCACAACCCCTCGACCAAAAAACAACGCAAGCCAACTTCATATTATACCTCGGCTTGTGCACAGTAGTGCGCTTagctcattttcattttaacgCTTTAGTTGCTATTATCTGACCTGTTGTCGCTGAACCCGATAGTCTCGCTCTCTGTCTGGTCCGCCATTACAGGAAAATGTAACCACTCTCTTCCTGAACACGCCTCTAAGGGGTTTCTACTTCTCGTATTCGCTAAACGTTCATGTCAATCATAGCGCAGTCCGAGCTGGGAAAGCTCTGTTTGGATAATGATTTTCTGACGGAGGTGTGCCCAAGCACTCATTGGGTCATGTTCTTCATGATGTCTTTGTTCAGTTATGCTGCATTCATGACCTCCTCGGATGGTCCCTCGTCCCGAGTTGGGACGACTGCATGTGTTAATGTAATGTGGGGGTAACATGGACGCTACAaataatgtgttgtattttttttttttatcagataaGCTGTTTCCTGTATTTATAACAATTTAAAGCTTCATATTAGTGATTTTGTCCTAAACTTTTTGCCGCACCAACACATTCCCTAGAACCACTAGGCCTTTAtagttctcttaacgtttagcgAACGTTATAACCGGAGGGAACGTTTCCTAAACggtagtttttggtttggttcgaactaacctttagagaacatcAAACtgacgttccctaaacgttctgtgttagtggggatATTGCTTTACCTGATTTGTAATCATCAAGGTTAATGGTATAACTTTTCTAATACACTCCATTTAGACAGCAACATAAGTTACAACCTAAAAGGGCCTACcatgttaaaaataacatttgagcAAAAAAAGTGTATGTAATACATTAATTAAGTTTCACATGACCTCTTAATTCATCCATGGATGTGACGCCACGTCGGCAAGTCTGTTAGCAAAACATTTTCCAATTTTCCGAGTTGTTGTTCCGACTACAGGGGGAATTCGGGAACTCATTTTCCGAATATTCCGACACCGCTTGAATGCAGCGTCAGTCTCTGCAGTGTTGTTGATAATAAATTGGATTCTAATTACTACCACTTTTTCTAAACTCAATTACCTGTTGCCACGTCTCTCTCCGTTTACGGTGGTGGGTGGTATTTTGTATGTTGTGGGTATTTTGTGAACTGTGCTGAAAAAAGAACTGAGATCCTCTACTCAAAAGTAGTAACGACTTGGTTACTAAAGTAGAAAAACTGTTACACTTCCAGTCTTTTGTTGTCTAGTCCTTTGCATATTGAGGAATACTGTGTTTGCAGTCAAATTGGTGGTTTAAGTATTagatcttcaaaaaaaaaatgacagctgGAAATCATAATGTAACATAATGGTTTTACACTCATACATGTAGTATGTCTGTAGTCCACATATATAATTCGGTTGGGATGTTCCTTGCATTAATTTGTGAACACTAACTAACACAAATTAATGTTCCAAACTaagacaacatttattttgtattggtACATTTAGAATACCCAGTAAAAGGAGTCCAACTGGTACAGTCACAGaacatttgttattatttgGCCATGAATTAAAATCAAGATTCTGCTAATATCGCTAAAAGTGTTGCCCTGTGTGTGCTTCATGTCTCCTAGAGCAGTCAAACAACATTAACATCATCCTCATATTTGCACTTTTTGTCGTTGTTGACTGAAAGCTGCTGACTGGTGACAATATCAGGCTGCTCAATGCTTTCTGATGCGGTTTGATGCAGAGTGTTGTGGTAATTCCTCACTTCCTCCGTTGAGCTGTAGACATTTGGATATTCATTAAAAACCCTGACATAAGCACACAGGAAGTCAACTGCACCAAAAATGTTCCACGCATGTGTCAAAACAAATGTCAATGACTTGTACATTCTGTGAATCCTTACACCCCTCTAAAGTATCATGTAACGGTCAGTGTCTAAAAGGGAGCCATCTTGGAAATGTAAAAAGCTGGCTCTGGGAATAAAACTAAGATCATTTGTTTCCTAAAACCAGATCATTCTCTACTTGCTGCTGCTTTAAAGAAATCTAAAGGAAAGAGTTTCCTGTTTTGCTTGTGATGCTGTGGGTtgatagtaaaaaaaattaacatttaaaaatgtatattgcCTAATTTATCAGTTGTCAGAATACATTACAGGGACTGTAAAAGGAGAATTGAAGGGTATAAACTATCTCTCACACATTGGCTAGCTGAAAAAGTTCACTGAAGATGCCTGACCTTGGACAGTTGGACTGGACCCTGGAGTAGGGGTCCATTCGATGATATGGGCAAAGAGCTGGGTAGTAGCTGACTCTGTAGGCCCTTACGGCAGGATTTGGGTACATGCTGGGGCCCTGCAACTGGGACTGAACTGGAGGCACGGCCTGTGAAAAGGAAGCACCAGGGTCCTGTCCTGCTCCCTGCCCTGAGGACAAACACTCTATGTCTTTCTTCTTCTGGGGGCAATACTTATAATCTGGCATGACAGAGCAAAGCAGAAAGCCGAGTAAGTAGAAGTCCCAGGTTTATCATCCACACCAGAACAGATTCAAATTGAAAACACATCCTACTGTATAACTGCACACAAGACACAACGGTAATCTTGCAGTAAAGGATCATTATCCTCTGATCAGCTGTGTAACTGTCCCTACCAGGGAATTGCTGCCTATGCATGTATTTCAGTTTGTGAGCCACTTCATAGTAGGGTCCCTTCTGTTCCTCACTGAGCCTGGACCACTCACAGCCCAGCACAATACTGATGTCTGCCATGTTGGCTCTAGGGCGGGTTTTGCGCAGGGCATTTCGGTGGATACGAGACCACACGATAAAGGCATTTGGTGGCCGTTTAATGTGTCCATTCTTGTCTTGGCCAGACTGCAACTGCTTCAGATCTGAAGGAGACATGTGGAGACTGATTCATTCACTTGCAGTTGTAGAAAATATTCAGAATTAGACACAAGGTTTACATTATTCCACTATTGAACGCTTTTTAGATAATGAtcccatttacaaaaaaatacatggatagacaaaacaattaatgaaaatataactactttctatttattttccctttcattTTGGAGCACAGatgatttgtcttttttggagTTCTGTTTATTTGTATTGAAGCTCACATAGAAAATGCTGATTGAAGGGCACTTATCACAgattcaaaaaataataatttccaccattaaaagaaaagaaaaaaatcatgacaAACTAAAAAGATATGTAAGGGatgtcagatttttttaaaatgttgactaACTATATAAAGATTATTACAAAAATGTCATCATTCAAGTCAAACTTTTTTACTTATCATTTTGACTTTAATGAATTTGACTGACTGACctagtttcattttatttcaaaatgtctggATTTTTACTTTGTAGCCTATATCATTATTGACTTAATTGTTATTTAGTATAAAAGGTATGACTTCAATGTAAATTCATTTTCtcattaattcaattttttttttttttacttagctGGTATCTctaatttagatttttcaacatataattttttttttaaattattcttaatattttattatgctATCTTAATTCTCTGCTTCCATAGCCTACACATCCCAGCACTATCACACACAGACCCTTCTGTCCCGTTACCTTCCTCCGTTGGCGGGATGGTGTAAGCGGTGACCGGTCTATCACCTCCGAGTGAGCTCGTGGGGCGGACTGGATCTGGGTTCAGCCAGTTTTCTCCTCCAGCTGTACAGGCCTGTCTCTTATGCAGCTTCTCGGTGACTTGGAGCGGGAAGATTTGGTCCCCAGAGGAAAGCAGCTTCACTGCACTGACCTGAGAACCTGCTCCTGGACATGACCCTGAAGTGACAGTTTCCGACCTGATCCCGCTGCCACTATCCTCCGCGGACACAACTTTATAAAgcagtttgttaaaaaaagtggaTATGGGTGGTAGCTTTCCGCCTTCAAATTCAGAACTTGCTCCAACTAAGGCCATGTAGGTTTCACAACTGCTGGACCTAGGCCTCCATCCGGTCCCGACCAGCGTGGGAATCTGACCAGCATCTCCGGTTTGAAAGAACTGAAAAGCGGGCGTCGCAGCCGGGTCCTGGCCCGTGTTTCCGGTTACTAGACGCTGTTCTCGTGCTCTTTTTTTAGGATATATGTCCATTGTCTCTTGCTGGATCTGGGTTTCAATCGTCTTGGTTGTGATATAAAAATTGTCGGTTGCCCAGACAACAGAGAACGTTTTGGACTGTAAAAAGCCTAGAAATAAAACAGCCTGGTTCCACACGGTCCGAACGTTGCTATTAAGCGGTTAGCTGTTTAGCAAAATGAGATTTATGACAAATAACATTGACAAGTCttcttaataaataaaatagctttttatttttgatcattAATTCTGTTGAGTTTAATTATATTGTCTGtctttatacagtacattttatatCCCCAATATGAttgtctttaatttgttttttaaagccttCTTTGTACTACCAGAAATAAAACTCTCATGGGAAAATAATACTAAATATTTcctttatttgttgattttaaagctgtttttaaatgGTATGGACTATAAAAAACATTGGAATCAGCCTTTAAATTATCCACCATGTGTTATAGTTTTTAACTGCAGAATGTACTTGACATGCCCTCTTGTGTCCTCAATGGTAGCTACAATATCCTTGTTCAAGATCATATGCGATGCAAATATGATACAAAAAGTAGCCTAACTGATTATTTAatgttataatttaatttaatgatgaatgaaatacagaaaatacaatcaAATGAAACAAGcaataccaaaaaaaagaaacaaaaatatgatTCTGTCAACTAAAATGTCATAAGTAGCTCTCCAATGAACATAACCTTACTTGtaaactaataaaaataaaaatattaaactaATAACTATGGAATCTTCCTTCTGAGagtaacaaaataaagatttggTCATTTGGAGTGCAGTGCCTCAGAAAATGAAACAAGGCTCTGCTTAGCTATGTTTGAACatcaaagagaagagaaaacaatACCCACCCgcacacgcacccacacacgcacacgcgcacacacacacacacacacacacacacacacacacacacacaNNNNNNNNNNNNNNNtacacacacacacacacacacacacacacacacacacagtctattCGAGACCCCCAAAACCTTATACATTGGTCTCAACTGGCCTTggaaatcatttatttaaactTAGCTAATGAAAAAAATCCTGTAATGTATCCAGTCCATGTTATATGCAAGGATGGTTATTTTCTAGTATGCAGTTTTTGAGGTGCATACAGTGAAAAATACTTGCTGGCAAAAATAGTTTGTAATTAAAA comes from the Etheostoma spectabile isolate EspeVRDwgs_2016 chromosome 13, UIUC_Espe_1.0, whole genome shotgun sequence genome and includes:
- the LOC116700484 gene encoding transcription factor Sox-2 isoform X1 translates to MDIYPKKRAREQRLVTGNTGQDPAATPAFQFFQTGDAGQIPTLVGTGWRPRSSSCETYMALVGASSEFEGGKLPPISTFFNKLLYKVVSAEDSGSGIRSETVTSGSCPGAGSQVSAVKLLSSGDQIFPLQVTEKLHKRQACTAGGENWLNPDPVRPTSSLGGDRPVTAYTIPPTEEDLKQLQSGQDKNGHIKRPPNAFIVWSRIHRNALRKTRPRANMADISIVLGCEWSRLSEEQKGPYYEVAHKLKYMHRQQFPDYKYCPQKKKDIECLSSGQGAGQDPGASFSQAVPPVQSQLQGPSMYPNPAVRAYRVSYYPALCPYHRMDPYSRVQSNCPRVFNEYPNVYSSTEEVRNYHNTLHQTASESIEQPDIVTSQQLSVNNDKKCKYEDDVNVV
- the LOC116700484 gene encoding transcription factor SOX-2 isoform X2, encoding MDIYPKKRAREQRLVTGNTGQDPAATPAFQFFQTGDAGQIPTLVGTGWRPRSSSCETYMALVGASSEFEGGKLPPISTFFNKLLYKVVSAEDSGSGIRSETVTSGSCPGAGSQVSAVKLLSSGDQIFPLQVTEKLHKRQACTAGGENWLNPDPVRPTSSLGGDRPVTAYTIPPTEEDLKQLQSGQDKNGHIKRPPNAFIVWSRIHRNALRKTRPRANMADISIVLGCEWSRLSEEQKGPYYEVAHKLKYMHRQQFPDYKYCPQKKKDIECLSSGQGAGQDPGASFSQAVPPVQSQLQGPSMYPNPAVRAYRVSYYPALCPYHRMDPYSRVQSNCPSSTEEVRNYHNTLHQTASESIEQPDIVTSQQLSVNNDKKCKYEDDVNVV